In Palaemon carinicauda isolate YSFRI2023 chromosome 21, ASM3689809v2, whole genome shotgun sequence, the following proteins share a genomic window:
- the LOC137614950 gene encoding uncharacterized protein, which yields MDSGLGAFTQPQWCFANIHFNLVGPLPTSQGHLYLFNVIDQSTHWPEAIHMETAKSASCTSALLLGWIERFGIPKHITSDRGTTFISPLWISLENILDITLLETTTCNHLPTAALMSHCKDSNWSTQIPSVLLALKTSPKDVLDVSAADIVYGNPLIILAKSFLTATSSNNLQHLRHN from the coding sequence atggattcaggactGGGCGCCTTTACTCAACCTCAGTGGTGCTTTGCTAACATTCATTTCAATcttgtaggtcccttacccacatcacaaggccaTCTTTACTTGTTTAACGTCATCGACCaatccactcattggcctgaagccattcataTGGAAACTGCAAAatctgcctcgtgtacatctgccttactcttaggatggatagagagatttggtatccctaagcatattacttctgacaggggtaccactttcatctctccatTGTGGATTTCATTAGAGAATATCTTGGATATTACCCTCCTTGAGACAACTACGTGCAACCATCTGCCAacggcagctttgatgtcccactgcaaggactccaactggtctaCTCAGATTCCCTCGGTCCTCCTGGCATTAAAGACCTCTCCTAAAGACGtcttggatgtctcagcagctgatatagtgtatggcaacccgttgatcATCCTTGCCAAATCTTTCTTGACTGCTACCTCCTCTAACAATCTCCAGCATCTACGTCACAATTag